AATTTcgcaattttcaattttgtatataccttgcattttattttatttctagtTACTTATAATCCTTACTTTGTGTGTTCTTTAGGTGTATATGTCTTTGCCCCTCAATTTGAAAGTAgttttgacaggacccgccccgaatttcaccctgaaatccgaggtggccctgtggggcccaccttaggaatagctctaccgaaaattcgacagagtcacccctaaaatggactacccaaaaacctgtaaaacacataaaacacttcaagcaagccaaccttatactcctggagccaccctgctcccaattactatcaactccactttcacaaaacacaaaactcaacaatactaaaatcaaaggttatcagagcaatactaatacacaGGGATATGAAAAGAGAAGTAAAGGATCAAggaatcctacaatgcggaagtagtgacaattatgcctcatatgatgtacgcccgacctcgaTTAActtgcctgcaaactgggcatttgaaaccgaagggcccaggggaaagtattgaaaaacacgttagagtgagtggacaaaaataaataaatggaaTAATTCAAATGAAAGTAAAGCTTTGATACTTTCCCACATCTAATCCTTTAAAAAccttgatgcatgcaacgtatataaaacatatttctcgcAATAAGAAAATTTGTGAAAAcgttccagccccgctggttaaaagaaatcgagctagccccgctacctgaaggtatcaatcaaatatggggaagaagttctcaccatacaaataagggagcctcccaagctcgggtcggagtgtcccacactctggagcatctcatactctgctctactcacccacgaacacatagtaagtagggaggaatACTattaggctagctagcaataaatatggcgacccaggtatggtggtttAAAACCACATGAAAAACTCGAAAATccgtaaggcttccccaatatctcacgagaaagtacataatccaatgacgtggccccgcaagccaaaatattctcgaaatCATAAACCCTTAGGCGAGAAATGATCAATAAAATAATTCCAttgaaaatcccattttcgaaaaATATTTCTGAAATCTCAatatcgacgaatagaaatgtattataaatttccgGAAATcgcctcggaaaataattcgtcgaaaatcactTAAATCGTGATTTCAAACAAAGGCCATATATCGCAGATACTTTTCGAAGtctcaaaatccatttccgaaacACAATTGAAACAAATCATAGTTAATCTCCgaaaaattaaatcatatttccgaaaataaatcgTAAccccaaatccgagcataataaatTCGTATCCAAAATTAATATGGAAAAACAATTCCAAAATTATAAGCAAACCAAAAATATTATGCTCGATgaataaaataataattaaaataatcaaatatttcaaaataaatgcatgcatcattatttaaaacaaaagtccactcactgtactattcaggcgatcacgcatacgagttccttagTCGAGCAATaactcggtacatcgccctgtacacaattattttccgTAAATAAccattcaacaattaaatacgattcccatAATCAAATCCTCACAAATCATCTCTCCACTTGTTcccggattcaacccaaattttacctctaataccaattcattagcttaaaggttccaagtcagaaccgagagatatccgatggttggattctcgtaaatcgtaaatcaaaaccctaaacttcaaaaaattcataattaattccaagcttctccaaaattcaccaaatttcatatacaagatctacaacaaatataggatttatttggctaaaaacaagaattaaaaacctaccctacgcgcctccacgcgccatctacagtggcagcgcgtgggccccaatttggcagcaccaccaactcaacagacccaacatttttcacaactacaacaagttccaattttaccttgaagggctccaatttggccggtgaaatttttccagaaaaaccaagaaccctagaaattgcaaatcgttaattcgacatccacactgcaaattgaaatgaaaggccttaggggaaatgatcattgacaaaaaccaaaccttcgacgccggtttggtggccggagacggccggaatcgccggaaatcgatgaaAACTCCAAATTGCTACAGTAGCCTTCAcagctcaaaatcgagctcttccggccaaatcgctgcaaaacaccaccacagacgtgacCAGGGTGAAGAGGCGAGCAAGCTGATGTCCGGATTCCATCGTGGGGTGgccagaggaggaagaaatcggagggagaagaaatcgggccgaagaggagaaagggtcgggggagaggagagagaaaaagccggtaggtttccaaaaatggaaacttaccacagtaacttggctatttatagaaacttaccacatgaacagtaactttagtatttcgcttataactttcgcatacaaactccaatttttacgtaccacatatccacgcgctcggtttaatgtcctctacaactttcatgaagaacattttctcaaattttgatccaaacaaaaagtcaatttttagggccactaaacttATCGAGAACAACTAAAATGTAACCGAAATCGTTAACTTTCGTTTTTCCACAAGTAAACAAATGATATTTTGGTTCAGGCCGTAACAGGTTTACACGCCGTTTTGAAGCCTAACGATCAAGAGACACCGCAAGGGCAATCACTTAAGCTCACAGCCCCCTTTTCATCAACTATCTATTCTAATCCATTGGTTCAATCATCCGAGGAAGATTTAAGTGGTTCTAGTAGTTCAAGTGATAATTTGGAGGAAGATAGTCTGGTTCTAGTTGTGAACAATCGAGCTACCTTGGAGATATTGTTCAAGCTAGACCAAGAAGCAAGGGTTGCAAGCTTTGGACTAAGAAAGTACCATATTTTGATGGGTGATGATGAGAGAACAATAGAAATGGGGGAGAGAAGACCCATAAGGGATTGTGCCCTCCCTTCACTATCTACACACTCAAGGTGTATTGTGCTTCTACCGTATGCATCATCTTTTGAGATTAAGCCAAGTTTCTTGCAAACTCTTCCGACTTTCTATGGTTTGCCAAGCAATGACCCTTATCATCATTTGCTTGAATTTGAAGAAGCTTGTGCAAACATTAAGCTTAATGGGATGACAGAGGATGAATTAAAACTACGGTTGTTTCCATGCACTTTGAAGGAAAAGGCCAAAATGTGGCTTAACAAGTTGTCTTCCAATAGTATCCACACATGGGAGGAAAGGTTCAAAGATCTAGAAGACGGGTGTCCAAATCATGGGCAATCCCAAGATATGCTAATGAATTTGTTCTATCAAGGCTTGACATCCGAGACGAGGAGGAAGGTGGATAGTGCAAGTGGTGGTGACTTTATGGACTTGCTAGCGGAGAATGCCTACCAAGTATTGGAGAAGCTTGCGGAGCAGTCTCAATTGTGGGATAATAACCCCCAAGGGTAGAAGCCTCCTTCCCAAGTATCATTAAGGGAAGCAACGCAATCGACAACCAGAGGCATATATGAAGTTAGAACTCCAAGTGTCGACATGGTTCAAGAATTCAAGAAGATGGAGGATAACTTGTGCAAGAAATTTGAGTTGATGATGAGACAACAAGGCAAGGGGCGTGAGCAAGCAAATGACGTAGTCCAAGGGCCACAAGTATGCTTGATTTGTGAGGGGGTGAACCATGATACTCTCTCTTGTCCACATGGAGATTGTTTCCCGGAGATTATCAAAGAATGCAAGCAAATGGGGCACCAAAGGCCCAAGAATGATCCCTACTCCAACACATATAATCTTGGATGGAGAAACCACCCTAACTTTTCATGGGGTGGCAATCAAGGTGGCAATCAAGGAGGTGGCGGTAATTTTGGAGGGGCTAGTGGAAGCCAAGGGTTTCAAGGAAATAAGGGTGTAGTTGGTGGTAGTGCTTATCCTAGGCCACCTTATCAAGCAAGACCTCCCTTCTAAGCCCCTATTCCTCTACCTCAAGGGGAAGCACCGAAGTCTGTCTTAGAGGAGATGCTTGCCAAGGTGCTAGCAAATCAAAATGAGATCATTCAAAGTGTTTGAAATGAGGTGGCATCCACTACCCAAGGTTTGCACAAGCTTGAAGAACAAATGGGGCAATTGGCCAGTGAGATGAGAGAAAGGAAGCAAGGAGAGTTGCCTTCCATGGCCAACAAGAACCCACGAGTCAACCAAGCCAAGGCAATCATAACTTTGAGAAGTGGGAAGGAATATGACAACAAGGTTACTCCTAATGATGATAATGCGGAGATGGATGAAGCAAGGGAACCTTTGTTGACTCCTAACGTGCCAAGAGTACCTCCCATATTTGAAGAGAAGTCTAAGGGCGTGAAGGAGAATTTGAAAGATGATGGAGTGATCAAAGACAAGACCAAGACCATGAATAATGATGTGGGAGCAAGTGGGTCCAAGCCAAGTTTTGAGGACGTGCAAGAAGAAGTGTCACTTCCTTTTCCACAAGCTATGTATCAAGAGAAGGCTTTGagtaagaaagagaagaaatccATGGAGTGTTTTGATCTATTCAAGAAGGTGGAGGTCAATATTCCTCTTCTTGATGCAATCAAGACCATTCCTACATATGCTAAATTTCTCAAGGACTTGTGCACTCACAAGCGGTATAAGAATAAATTGAAGAAGGATGATAAAGTGTGCTTGAATGAGAGAATTAGTGCCGTACTTCAAAGGAAGTTACCTCCCAAGCTCAAGGATCCGAGATCTTTTACTATTCCTTGCAATATTGGTGAGAGGCCATTTGAGAAGGCTCTTTTGGATTTGGGGGCTAGTATTAATTTGATGCCTTATGGAGTTTACAAGGAGCTTGGGTTAAGGGACATCAAGCCTATCCAAATTTCTCTCCAACTAGCCGATAGAAGTGTGGTGTACCCGAGAGGAGTCGTGGAGGATGTCTTAGTGCAAGTCGATGAATTGGTCATACCGGCCGATTTCATTATTCTTGACATGGAGGAAGTTTACCAAGATGATCTCCCTATCATCTTTGGTAGAGCTTTTATAGCCACGGCGGGGACAAAAATTGATGTGAAGTTGGGCTTGCTTACCATGACGGTGTATGATACAACAATTGGCTTTAAGATATTAGATGAATTGAGGAAGCCCATGAGACTCCAAAAAGTCTATTCTATTGAAGTAGAGGACAAGATCAATGACTTGGTGGAACACACTTTTCATGAGACTTCATCAAGTGATGCCTTAAAAGCGGCATTAGCACACTTTGGAATggatttttatgaagaaagtacTATAAAGGCAGTGGAACAACTTGATTCTTATCTTTCTATGAGTAGACCAACACTTGAGGATGGTGATTACACAAGGCATGAGGCTAATGAGGTGCATACCTTTAACACTTATCTTTCCATTGATTCCACTCCTCCGATTGTAAGTTCAACTTCCATTGAGTTGAAGCTCCTTCCCTCACACTTGAAGTATGTATATATTGATGATGCATGCACGTTGCCTCTCATTATCTCTTCGAGTTTGTCACAAGTGCAAGAGTCCATGCTTCTTGAAGTTCTTCGGAAGCATAAGGGTGCCTTTGGGTGGTCTATTAGTGATATCAAGGGCTTGAGCCCTACTATTTGCATGCACCATATCTACATGGAGGATGAAGCAAGGCCGAGGAGGGAACCTCAAAGAAGATTAAACCCTAATATGCAAGAAGTAGTTAAGAAGGAGGTCATTAAGCTTCTTGATAATGGAGTGATTTATTCCATTTCGGATTCCAAGTGGGTATCACCAATTCAAGTGGTGCCCAAGAAGGGTGGAATGACGGTGGTAGAAAATGAAAAGGGCGAGATGGTTCTGGAGAGTGTGTATAGATTACCGAAAGCTCAATACTGCCACTCGAAAGGATCACTTCCCACTCCCTTTCATAGACTAAATGCTTGAGAGACTTGCGGGGCACTCATATTATTGCTTCTTGGACGGGTATAGCGGCTACAACCAAATTCCGATTGCTCCACAAGACCAAGAGAAAACTACCCTTACATGTCCTTATGGCACTTTTGCCTACCGGCGGATGCCATTTGGGCCATGCAATGCACCGGCCACTTTTCAAAGATGTATGATGGTAATATTCGGAGACATGATGGAGAAGTTTCTAGAAGTGTTCATGGATGACTTCTCGGtttttggtgatagttttgaggagtgtcttaatcATCTTTTTCGTGTCTTGAAGAGGTGTGAAGAGACTAATC
This portion of the Rosa chinensis cultivar Old Blush chromosome 1, RchiOBHm-V2, whole genome shotgun sequence genome encodes:
- the LOC121053035 gene encoding uncharacterized protein LOC121053035; this encodes MGQLASEMRERKQGELPSMANKNPRVNQAKAIITLRSGKEYDNKVTPNDDNAEMDEAREPLLTPNVPRVPPIFEEKSKGVKENLKDDGVIKDKTKTMNNDVGASGSKPSFEDVQEEVSLPFPQAMYQEKALSKKEKKSMECFDLFKKVEVNIPLLDAIKTIPTYAKFLKDLCTHKRYKNKLKKDDKVCLNERISAVLQRKLPPKLKDPRSFTIPCNIGERPFEKALLDLGASINLMPYGVYKELGLRDIKPIQISLQLADRSVVYPRGVVEDVLVQVDELVIPADFIILDMEEVYQDDLPIIFGRAFIATAGTKIDVKLGLLTMTVYDTTIGFKILDELRKPMRLQKVYSIEVEDKINDLVEHTFHETSSSDALKAALAHFGMDFYEESTIKAVEQLDSYLSMSRPTLEDGDYTRHEANEVHTFNTYLSIDSTPPIVSSTSIELKLLPSHLKYVYIDDACTLPLIISSSLSQVQESMLLEVLRKHKGAFGWSISDIKGLSPTICMHHIYMEDEARPRREPQRRLNPNMQEVVKKEVIKLLDNGVIYSISDSKWVSPIQVVPKKGGMTVVENEKGEMVLESVYRLPKAQYCHSKGSLPTPFHRLNA